From Acidimicrobiales bacterium, one genomic window encodes:
- a CDS encoding metal ABC transporter substrate-binding protein, whose protein sequence is MTLSTTRLLASSVVGLALVLAGCGDDEGAADTDGRDRPTVVVTTNILGDVVENLVGDAIDVVTIMPIGSDPHDFQASAQQVAQMGGAAALIVNGAGFEEGLLDVIESAEADGVPVFEAMSAIEAIEHSDDAHADDEDTDDEHGHDHDGIDPHFFTDPARMARVAEGIVGFLRTTIEGIDATTLNADAAAYIAELEALDDEVETLLAQISAERRVMVTNHEVFGYFAERYGFVIVGAVVPSGSTIDGTSARDLAELAEVIEQEGVTAIFADTSSSDELARTLAAEVGDVDVIALYSESLGADGSDGANYVAMVRSNAQRIADALTR, encoded by the coding sequence ATGACTCTCTCGACGACCAGACTCCTCGCCTCGTCGGTAGTCGGTCTGGCGCTCGTGCTCGCCGGGTGCGGCGACGACGAGGGGGCTGCGGACACCGACGGCCGTGATCGGCCCACGGTGGTCGTCACGACGAACATCCTCGGCGATGTCGTCGAGAACCTCGTGGGCGACGCGATCGACGTGGTCACGATCATGCCGATCGGGTCGGATCCCCACGACTTCCAGGCGTCGGCGCAGCAGGTCGCCCAGATGGGCGGAGCCGCGGCGCTCATCGTCAACGGGGCGGGCTTCGAGGAGGGCCTCCTCGACGTCATCGAGTCAGCCGAGGCAGACGGTGTCCCCGTCTTCGAAGCGATGTCGGCCATCGAGGCGATCGAACACAGCGACGACGCCCATGCCGACGACGAAGACACCGACGACGAGCACGGCCACGACCATGACGGCATCGATCCCCACTTCTTCACCGACCCGGCTCGCATGGCTCGTGTCGCAGAAGGGATCGTGGGCTTCCTGCGCACCACCATCGAGGGCATCGACGCCACGACCCTGAACGCCGATGCCGCGGCCTACATCGCGGAGCTCGAGGCCCTCGACGACGAGGTCGAGACGCTGCTCGCGCAGATCTCCGCCGAGCGACGGGTCATGGTGACCAATCACGAGGTCTTCGGCTACTTCGCCGAACGCTACGGCTTCGTCATCGTCGGCGCCGTCGTGCCGTCGGGCAGCACCATCGACGGTACGAGCGCCCGAGACCTGGCCGAACTGGCCGAGGTGATCGAGCAGGAAGGTGTGACGGCGATCTTCGCCGACACGTCCTCGTCCGACGAACTCGCCCGCACACTCGCTGCGGAGGTGGGCGACGTCGACGTGATCGCGTTGTACTCCGAATCTCTCGGGGCCGACGGCTCCGACGGCGCGAACTATGTCGCGATGGTGCGCAGCAACGCCCAACGCATCGCCGATGCCCTCACACGCTGA
- a CDS encoding metal ABC transporter ATP-binding protein, which produces MTTAITTEDLEVRFGDSVALSGVDLEVPAGSSLAVIGPNGSGKSTLLGALAGTIEPSSGSTFVAGAGPALVLQSTAVDESLPITVHEAVSLARYAALGLFRRFRPLDRDAVRGALVRMEIADLAGRQLHDLSGGQRQRVLVAQGLAQDADVLLLDEPVNGLDIVSRSIILEVVDQEVAGGRTVVMTTHDFDDARRCDQVLLLDTVAIAAGPPQMVLTAEHLRRAFRGHFIRVGDDLVLDDPHHRH; this is translated from the coding sequence GTGACGACGGCCATCACCACCGAGGACCTCGAGGTTCGCTTCGGCGACTCGGTTGCGCTGTCCGGCGTCGACCTGGAAGTGCCCGCTGGATCGTCGCTTGCCGTGATCGGGCCCAACGGATCCGGCAAGTCCACGTTGCTCGGCGCGCTCGCCGGAACGATCGAACCATCGTCCGGGTCGACGTTCGTCGCTGGGGCTGGTCCGGCGCTGGTTCTCCAGTCGACCGCCGTCGACGAGAGCCTGCCCATCACGGTGCACGAAGCGGTGTCGCTGGCGCGCTACGCCGCCCTCGGCCTGTTCCGCCGCTTTCGCCCTCTCGACCGCGATGCGGTCCGAGGAGCTCTGGTCAGGATGGAGATCGCCGATCTCGCCGGACGTCAACTCCACGATCTCTCGGGCGGTCAACGCCAGCGCGTGCTGGTGGCGCAGGGTCTGGCCCAGGACGCCGACGTTCTCCTGCTCGACGAACCGGTCAACGGTCTCGACATCGTTTCACGTTCGATCATCCTCGAGGTCGTCGACCAGGAGGTCGCCGGAGGGCGGACCGTCGTGATGACCACCCACGACTTCGACGATGCTCGGCGGTGTGACCAGGTGCTCCTGCTCGACACGGTTGCGATCGCAGCCGGTCCGCCGCAGATGGTGCTCACCGCGGAACACTTGCGCCGCGCCTTCCGGGGACACTTCATCCGCGTCGGAGACGACCTGGTGCTCGACGACCCCCACCACCGGCACTGA
- a CDS encoding amino acid permease, whose protein sequence is MATLEPGTPPPGLARTLGFGQVTASGVGIIIGAGIYVLLGAATAEAGSGVWIAFLVAGVLSALTALSYAELASMYPSAGAEYEYTRRVAPEWAAFVVGWVMILGLVIAAAAVSLGFASYLRYFFDVPQRLGAWLLLGVVTVIALAGIEQSARLTVALSTVQVAGLLSIVAIGVPHIGDESLTGGVSTAGVVSAAALVFFAFVGFDEVITLAEETTAPARTVPRALLAALGISTALYVAVAIAGISVLGPTALAASEQPLADVMGAAIGSRSADVVAVVAMLATTNTTLLAITASSRLQYGMADTGALAPVLARTSGRRAPWVAVLLSAVVAAGFVSLGDLSLVASVRDFSVYLVFVAVNVTVILLRFWQPKRRRPFAIRGTVGKVPVAPVLALATIAVLVPSLEPTAVLLGTAVATSGVAVYAVQRHLRPANTPAERPQGDPMRPRTDITRAEAADVADVLRIDFAAVEYDLDQFHRGMRVELQHGAGDPDTNITNDDLVTTGKIALAHLNEIPDYYTRLAAMEAEARNEG, encoded by the coding sequence ATGGCGACACTCGAACCAGGGACTCCGCCGCCGGGTCTGGCCCGCACACTCGGCTTCGGGCAGGTCACCGCCAGCGGTGTCGGCATCATCATCGGGGCCGGGATCTACGTGTTGCTCGGCGCGGCGACCGCCGAAGCCGGCTCGGGGGTCTGGATCGCGTTCCTGGTCGCCGGGGTTCTGAGCGCGCTGACGGCATTGAGCTACGCGGAGTTGGCGTCGATGTATCCCAGTGCCGGTGCCGAGTACGAGTACACCCGACGCGTCGCCCCGGAGTGGGCGGCCTTCGTCGTCGGCTGGGTCATGATCCTGGGTCTGGTGATCGCGGCCGCTGCGGTCTCGCTGGGTTTCGCCAGCTACCTGCGGTACTTCTTCGACGTCCCCCAGCGTCTGGGGGCGTGGCTGCTCCTGGGAGTGGTGACGGTGATCGCTCTGGCCGGGATCGAGCAGTCGGCCCGGCTCACGGTGGCGTTGAGCACGGTGCAGGTCGCCGGTCTGCTGTCCATCGTGGCCATCGGAGTGCCGCACATCGGCGATGAGAGTCTCACCGGCGGGGTGTCGACGGCCGGCGTCGTCTCCGCGGCGGCCCTGGTGTTCTTCGCCTTCGTCGGGTTCGACGAGGTGATCACCCTGGCCGAGGAGACGACAGCCCCTGCTCGAACCGTACCCCGCGCCCTCCTGGCTGCGCTCGGCATCTCCACTGCCCTCTATGTGGCGGTGGCGATTGCCGGGATCAGCGTCCTGGGGCCGACCGCGCTGGCGGCATCGGAACAACCGCTGGCCGATGTGATGGGAGCGGCCATCGGGTCTCGCAGTGCCGACGTCGTCGCAGTGGTGGCGATGCTGGCGACGACGAACACCACGCTGCTCGCGATCACTGCGTCGTCCCGGCTTCAATACGGCATGGCCGACACCGGTGCGCTTGCGCCGGTCCTCGCTCGAACCAGCGGCCGGAGAGCGCCCTGGGTGGCCGTCCTGTTGTCGGCGGTCGTCGCGGCCGGGTTCGTGAGCCTCGGCGATCTGTCGTTGGTCGCCAGCGTCAGGGACTTCTCCGTCTATCTCGTGTTCGTCGCCGTCAACGTGACCGTCATCTTGTTGCGGTTCTGGCAGCCGAAGCGTCGGCGACCCTTCGCCATCCGGGGGACGGTCGGGAAGGTCCCCGTCGCCCCGGTGCTGGCGCTGGCGACGATTGCGGTTCTCGTTCCCTCGCTCGAACCGACGGCGGTGCTCCTCGGCACTGCCGTCGCAACCAGCGGCGTCGCCGTCTATGCCGTCCAACGCCACCTCCGACCCGCCAACACGCCGGCCGAACGGCCGCAGGGAGATCCCATGAGGCCCAGAACCGACATCACGCGTGCGGAAGCGGCCGACGTCGCCGACGTCCTCCGAATCGACTTCGCCGCCGTCGAGTACGACCTGGACCAGTTCCACCGGGGCATGCGGGTCGAGTTGCAACACGGCGCCGGTGATCCCGACACCAACATCACCAACGATGACCTCGTCACCACCGGCAAGATCGCGCTCGCGCACCTCAACGAGATCCCCGACTACTACACGCGGCTCGCAGCGATGGAAGCCGAGGCTCGCAACGAGGGCTGA